In Halobacteriovorax marinus SJ, the following proteins share a genomic window:
- a CDS encoding retron St85 family effector protein, whose protein sequence is MEELNKLKKYLENNPTLRIEKNAPRMVMICGANLFTEDGEFVGLSKRREALKSFILNKYKNIVPIFAEEVFDVLDNQNLLNIEQYMLEFCDYIVIVLESYSSLCELGAFSHNEKLRKKLIIINDSRFKNANSYINEGPLRAVREENDGKSRLLWYKMINPSDQLDSISDIYKEFDSLLSKIERKKSSDIKQFDLDLFTDIRPDKANRTYLFLVHDMILLLEPITHKELIDLFKFCFGERSFDFLKFYLGMLNAMGTIKYVEKEGKKYYRALDSHEYIKHSYDYKRSRTIFRVFSHRYRLNDDL, encoded by the coding sequence GTGGAAGAGTTAAATAAGCTAAAGAAATATTTGGAAAACAATCCTACACTTAGAATAGAAAAAAATGCTCCAAGAATGGTAATGATTTGCGGTGCAAATCTGTTTACTGAAGATGGAGAGTTCGTAGGACTCTCAAAGAGAAGAGAAGCATTAAAAAGTTTTATTCTTAATAAGTATAAGAATATTGTTCCTATTTTTGCCGAAGAAGTATTTGATGTTCTAGATAATCAAAACCTCTTAAATATTGAGCAGTATATGCTTGAATTTTGTGACTATATTGTAATTGTTCTTGAGAGCTATAGTAGCTTATGTGAGCTTGGTGCGTTTTCACATAATGAAAAACTTAGGAAGAAGTTAATAATCATCAATGATTCAAGGTTTAAAAATGCTAATTCATATATTAATGAGGGCCCTCTTAGAGCTGTACGAGAAGAGAATGATGGAAAATCGAGACTACTCTGGTATAAAATGATAAACCCTTCTGATCAATTAGATTCAATTAGTGATATTTATAAAGAGTTTGATAGTTTACTTTCTAAAATTGAGAGAAAGAAGTCATCAGATATTAAACAATTTGATTTAGATTTATTTACTGATATTAGACCTGATAAAGCTAATCGCACTTATCTATTCTTGGTTCACGATATGATCCTCCTCTTAGAGCCAATTACACATAAGGAGTTAATAGATCTTTTTAAATTTTGCTTTGGAGAGAGATCTTTTGATTTCCTAAAGTTTTATCTTGGAATGTTAAATGCTATGGGGACTATAAAGTATGTAGAGAAAGAAGGTAAAAAATATTATAGGGCATTAGATAGTCATGAGTATATAAAGCATAGTTACGACTACAAAAGAAGTCGCACCATTTTTAGAGTCTTTTCTCATAGATATAGGTTGAACGATGATTTATAG
- a CDS encoding retron St85 family RNA-directed DNA polymerase, which yields MIYREISKFYNIPQEEVQDFISSNKTKYFRFEIPKRNGKFRTITHPRHELKIVQYWLVEKVFSRMNYVSCSSYAYIKERDILKNARKHQRNSHFLSVDFSNFFESITFKLLEPFLEKFYHSTEVEYSLEELKNVVKRSCFDSYGRLPVGFVTSSIISNIVMFDFDLRINVLLMSRKMLGRVVYTRYADDVTISTNKEGAIREIYELFCKGLISEFNSEITLNASKTKVRHKRCGNVLVTGLRITKDSRITIHKNYKERVKKLIHDNYKSEDLSVVSRIIGHLNFIKYVDANYSHKLNIKYFSEINELKLRYQALFSAKSYI from the coding sequence ATGATTTATAGAGAAATTTCAAAATTTTACAATATTCCTCAAGAAGAAGTTCAAGATTTTATATCTTCCAATAAAACGAAGTATTTCAGGTTTGAAATACCTAAGCGAAATGGAAAGTTTCGTACGATAACCCATCCTAGACACGAATTAAAAATAGTACAATATTGGCTTGTGGAGAAAGTGTTTTCTCGTATGAACTATGTGTCATGTTCTTCTTATGCTTATATCAAAGAGAGAGATATATTAAAGAATGCTAGAAAACATCAAAGGAATAGTCATTTTTTGAGTGTAGATTTTAGTAATTTCTTTGAATCAATTACATTTAAATTGTTAGAGCCTTTTTTAGAAAAGTTTTATCATTCAACCGAAGTAGAGTACTCGCTAGAAGAGTTAAAAAATGTTGTTAAAAGGTCTTGTTTCGATTCATATGGTCGTTTACCGGTTGGATTTGTTACTTCTTCAATCATTTCAAATATCGTTATGTTTGATTTTGATTTAAGAATAAACGTCCTACTTATGTCGAGGAAAATGCTCGGAAGGGTAGTATATACTCGTTATGCAGACGATGTAACGATATCTACTAATAAGGAAGGTGCTATAAGAGAAATATACGAGTTATTTTGCAAAGGACTTATTTCTGAATTTAATAGTGAAATCACTCTTAATGCTAGCAAGACAAAAGTAAGGCATAAAAGATGTGGAAATGTTTTAGTTACTGGACTGAGAATAACTAAAGATAGCCGAATAACGATCCATAAGAACTATAAAGAGCGTGTGAAGAAATTAATTCATGATAACTATAAATCTGAAGACCTCTCTGTTGTTTCTCGGATTATAGGTCATCTTAATTTCATAAAATATGTAGATGCAAACTATTCTCATAAGCTGAATATTAAATATTTTAGCGAGATAAATGAGCTCAAACTTAGGTATCAAGCATTGTTTAGTGCGAAGTCTTATATCTAG
- a CDS encoding ATP-dependent nuclease: protein MSEAEERKPRLKNLKIKNFRSIGKTEVSIDLDDIVVLIGPNNVGKSSILNAYELIMKDGSKECSVKLEDFHLKKEPESEEEYLEITLETIVYDNSPGDDWVEEIEDENVVKEKWIATKPGKLVRVGYNVKDNKWASVDQKKDKVPWGAANVANSRRPLPHKISPFDTPEKQTKEITDLVSEILDEKLREDKEVDGEVVESEYSKLLESIKSTKDKIINENKEVIEELEKEFTELIGKVFPKNIVKLTQNLENMSELKLDIFKEHLSVLMGPENGFLSEIARQGSGARRTVMWTALKILAEKKKSELKSERPHVLIIDEPEICLHPSAIRESCNVLYEIPEQKNWQVMLTTHSPVFVDLSKDNTSIVKVYKDVENEVIKSTTVFRTSEVNLSADDKTNLKLLNICDSYFTEFFFSRKIIVVEGDTEYTAFQCIKNKNTDLFKDVHIIRARGKAVIVSICKILNKFNAPYSVLHDADTELTQNSKKNPMWAINEKIYNEAKKSPKSKVIASLSDFEEAMFNESVTKDKPFFTYSKLESSVELTSKCHSLLSYLIGGDEKIPEGFVEWNEIEELKQK from the coding sequence ATGTCTGAAGCTGAAGAGAGGAAGCCTCGTTTAAAGAATTTAAAAATTAAAAACTTTCGTTCAATAGGAAAGACTGAAGTTTCAATTGATTTAGATGATATCGTTGTTCTAATAGGACCCAACAATGTAGGAAAATCATCTATATTGAACGCTTATGAGCTGATTATGAAAGATGGCTCTAAAGAGTGTTCTGTAAAACTGGAAGATTTTCATTTGAAGAAAGAGCCTGAAAGTGAAGAAGAATACTTAGAGATTACACTTGAAACGATTGTATATGACAATTCTCCTGGAGATGATTGGGTAGAAGAGATTGAAGATGAAAATGTTGTAAAAGAAAAGTGGATTGCTACAAAACCTGGGAAACTTGTGCGAGTGGGCTACAATGTGAAAGACAATAAATGGGCAAGTGTTGATCAGAAAAAAGACAAGGTTCCTTGGGGAGCTGCAAACGTAGCAAACTCTAGGAGACCATTACCTCATAAAATTAGTCCTTTTGATACTCCTGAAAAGCAAACAAAGGAAATCACCGATTTAGTTTCAGAAATTCTTGATGAAAAACTCAGAGAAGATAAAGAGGTTGATGGGGAAGTTGTAGAGTCAGAATATTCAAAATTATTAGAATCTATTAAATCAACCAAAGATAAAATTATTAATGAAAATAAAGAGGTTATTGAAGAACTTGAGAAAGAGTTTACAGAGTTAATAGGAAAAGTTTTTCCAAAAAATATAGTGAAATTGACTCAGAACTTAGAAAATATGTCGGAATTGAAATTGGATATTTTTAAAGAGCATTTAAGTGTTTTAATGGGGCCAGAAAATGGTTTCCTTTCGGAAATTGCTCGACAAGGAAGCGGTGCTCGAAGAACTGTTATGTGGACCGCTTTAAAAATTTTAGCTGAGAAGAAAAAGAGTGAATTGAAGAGTGAGAGGCCACACGTTTTGATTATTGATGAACCTGAAATCTGCTTACATCCCTCAGCGATTAGAGAGTCATGTAATGTCTTGTATGAAATACCAGAACAAAAAAATTGGCAAGTAATGTTAACTACTCACTCACCAGTTTTTGTAGATCTATCAAAGGACAACACTTCAATTGTGAAAGTTTACAAAGATGTTGAAAATGAAGTGATAAAATCTACAACCGTCTTTAGAACCAGTGAAGTGAACCTTTCAGCAGATGATAAAACAAACCTCAAGTTGTTAAATATATGTGACTCTTATTTTACTGAATTTTTTTTTAGTCGAAAAATTATAGTTGTAGAGGGAGATACTGAATATACAGCATTTCAATGTATAAAAAATAAAAATACAGACCTATTTAAAGATGTTCATATAATTAGAGCTAGAGGAAAAGCAGTAATTGTTTCAATTTGTAAAATCTTAAATAAATTTAATGCTCCTTATAGTGTTCTGCATGATGCAGATACAGAGTTGACGCAAAATAGTAAGAAAAATCCTATGTGGGCGATTAATGAGAAGATATATAATGAGGCGAAGAAGTCTCCAAAAAGTAAGGTGATTGCATCCTTAAGTGACTTTGAAGAGGCGATGTTTAATGAGTCAGTAACAAAAGATAAACCATTTTTTACTTACTCTAAGTTGGAAAGCTCAGTTGAATTAACAAGTAAGTGTCATTCTTTATTAAGTTACCTTATTGGAGGTGATGAGAAAATCCCAGAAGGGTTTGTTGAGTGGAATGAAATTGAGGAACTGAAGCAAAAATGA
- a CDS encoding helix-turn-helix domain-containing protein, giving the protein MDNPNKRLLTIEEAAQLLSLKVSRLRTAVFRKEIPYIKIGRLVRFHEEHLLNWIESLTHDEEPKEQLWL; this is encoded by the coding sequence ATGGACAACCCAAACAAAAGATTATTAACAATTGAAGAAGCTGCACAGCTTCTCTCACTCAAAGTATCCAGACTAAGAACAGCTGTTTTTAGAAAAGAAATTCCCTATATTAAAATAGGACGCTTAGTAAGGTTTCACGAAGAACACCTATTGAACTGGATAGAATCATTAACACATGATGAAGAACCTAAGGAGCAGTTATGGCTCTAA
- a CDS encoding helix-turn-helix domain-containing protein produces the protein MALKKNFTQIPNEIFQSKTLSLKAIGIYAYLKYKSYCGNGQRLFPSQKGIMKDLKIGSDNTLRKLITELVENDFLTVKKGSIYTGNSQYKLLVPKKCGDNSS, from the coding sequence ATGGCTCTAAAAAAGAACTTTACACAGATACCTAACGAGATTTTCCAATCAAAGACTCTTAGTCTAAAAGCAATAGGAATATACGCTTACCTCAAATATAAGTCATATTGTGGAAATGGCCAAAGACTCTTTCCTAGCCAGAAAGGTATTATGAAAGATCTTAAAATAGGCAGTGATAATACTTTAAGAAAGCTCATTACAGAATTGGTAGAAAATGACTTCTTAACAGTAAAAAAAGGCTCAATATACACAGGAAATAGTCAATATAAGCTCCTCGTACCAAAAAAATGCGGAGATAACTCTTCTTAA